A genomic stretch from Methylorubrum extorquens includes:
- a CDS encoding putative alpha/beta hydrolase, putative epoxide hydrolase (Evidence 3 : Putative function from multiple computational evidences; Product type e : enzyme) — translation MSDPAVSHRHIDLRGLRLHVAEAGPADGVPTILLHGFPEFWFGWRHQIGPLAGSGLRLLIPDQRGYGLSDRPKGIAAYHLDRLAQDVIALADACGLARFNLVGHDWGGLVAFWVASFHPERVERLAALNACHPGVFGPYLRRHPGQALRSAYAGFFQLPLLPERVLTAREGRLLRALMRRSSAPGSFTEADLDVYAREWLRPGAVTAMLNWYRALAQLPRERHPPKIVAPTLILWGERDQALQTGLAEASLDLCERGRLQRFPQATHWVQHDAPEAVNAALIDFLGRS, via the coding sequence ATGTCCGATCCCGCCGTCAGCCACCGCCACATCGACCTCCGCGGTCTGCGCCTGCATGTCGCCGAGGCGGGGCCGGCGGATGGGGTGCCGACGATCCTGCTGCACGGCTTTCCGGAATTCTGGTTCGGCTGGCGGCATCAGATCGGGCCGCTCGCAGGCAGCGGCCTGCGCCTCCTCATCCCCGATCAGCGCGGCTACGGCCTGAGCGACCGCCCCAAAGGCATCGCCGCCTACCACCTCGACCGGCTCGCCCAGGACGTGATCGCGCTCGCCGATGCCTGCGGGCTCGCGCGGTTCAACCTCGTCGGGCACGATTGGGGCGGGCTCGTCGCGTTCTGGGTCGCGAGCTTTCACCCCGAGCGGGTCGAGCGGCTCGCCGCGCTGAACGCCTGCCATCCCGGCGTGTTCGGCCCCTATCTCCGGCGCCATCCGGGGCAGGCCTTGCGCAGCGCCTATGCCGGCTTCTTCCAACTCCCCCTGCTGCCCGAACGGGTGCTGACGGCGCGGGAGGGCCGCCTGCTGCGGGCCCTGATGCGCCGGTCGAGCGCGCCCGGCAGCTTCACCGAGGCCGATCTCGATGTCTACGCGCGCGAATGGCTGCGCCCCGGCGCGGTCACCGCGATGCTGAACTGGTATCGGGCGCTCGCTCAGCTGCCCCGCGAGCGGCACCCGCCGAAGATCGTCGCGCCGACGCTGATCCTGTGGGGCGAGCGCGATCAGGCGCTCCAGACGGGCCTGGCCGAGGCGAGCCTGGACCTGTGCGAGCGGGGTCGCCTGCAGCGCTTTCCGCAGGCGACCCACTGGGTGCAGCACGACGCGCCGGAGGCGGTCAACGCCGCTCTGATCGACTTTCTGGGACGGTCGTAG
- a CDS encoding protein of unknown function (Evidence 5 : Unknown function), which produces MADDTERLGLLMGVFELALSRLFEASPGGGQARDLFVEDVRRLLADTRELQSDSPAVQTYEALLRRLGATRPGDADGLGVIPTPEQGVPPAGSGV; this is translated from the coding sequence ATGGCGGACGACACCGAGCGGCTCGGCCTTCTCATGGGCGTGTTCGAGTTGGCGCTCAGCCGCCTGTTCGAGGCGAGCCCCGGAGGAGGGCAGGCGCGCGACCTGTTCGTGGAGGACGTGCGCCGGCTCCTGGCCGACACCCGCGAGCTACAATCGGACTCCCCGGCGGTGCAGACCTACGAAGCGCTGCTGCGGCGGCTCGGGGCCACCCGACCCGGCGATGCGGACGGGCTCGGTGTGATCCCCACGCCGGAGCAGGGCGTGCCGCCGGCCGGATCGGGCGTGTAG
- a CDS encoding conserved protein of unknown function; putative membrane protein (Evidence 4 : Unknown function but conserved in other organisms), giving the protein MTDAMTARVEKAVPRHPLWVRLTHWVNTGAFLALLVSGLAILLALPRLFWGETGANDAPAWIVLPLPVNLEQTGWGRNLHFLAAWIFVLNGALYGLVALASGHFLRRLTPERDQLHPRHIAADIRAHLRLTGSGATGAHRYNVLQKLAYLAIILVLAPVMLLSGLTMSPGVTAAYPELFTLFGGRQSARTIHFLSAVLFVGFLLVHVWQVLANGPLDLMRGMITGRSAQPKSGPAPSEEDPR; this is encoded by the coding sequence ATGACCGACGCGATGACGGCCCGTGTGGAAAAGGCCGTCCCGCGCCATCCGCTCTGGGTGCGCCTGACCCATTGGGTGAACACCGGCGCCTTCCTGGCGCTCCTCGTCAGCGGACTCGCTATCCTGCTCGCGCTGCCCCGGCTGTTCTGGGGCGAGACCGGGGCCAACGACGCTCCGGCCTGGATCGTCCTGCCGCTGCCGGTGAACCTCGAACAGACCGGCTGGGGCCGCAATCTCCACTTCCTCGCCGCCTGGATCTTCGTGCTCAACGGCGCGCTCTACGGGCTCGTCGCCCTGGCGAGCGGGCATTTCTTGCGCCGCCTGACCCCCGAGCGCGACCAGCTCCACCCCCGGCACATCGCGGCCGACATCCGCGCGCATCTCCGGCTCACCGGCTCGGGTGCAACTGGCGCACACCGCTATAACGTGCTGCAAAAGCTCGCCTATCTCGCCATCATCCTCGTTCTGGCGCCGGTGATGCTGCTCTCGGGCCTCACCATGTCGCCCGGCGTCACGGCGGCCTACCCGGAGCTGTTCACCCTGTTCGGCGGCCGGCAATCGGCGCGCACGATCCACTTCCTGTCGGCGGTTCTGTTCGTCGGCTTCCTCCTCGTCCACGTCTGGCAGGTGCTCGCCAACGGGCCGCTCGACCTGATGCGGGGCATGATCACCGGGCGCTCCGCCCAGCCGAAATCCGGGCCAGCGCCGTCAGAGGAAGACCCGCGATGA
- a CDS encoding Uncharacterized ABC transporter ATP-binding protein HI_1272 yields MILEVQDLAFGYGARVVGSGVSLTLGDSEALCLLGPNGGGKTTLFKTLLGLLRPLAGRVLLDGTDLSALPRREVAKRIAYVPQAHAAFFPFTVREVVLMGRASRLSAFASPGPADRAAAERALATLSIGHLAERIYTEISGGERQLALIARALAGEPRLLVMDEPTASLDFGNQARVLTQVRRLSAAGIAVVLSTHDPGHAFLCADRVALLHGGRLVALGPPSETVTPETLRLLYGVEVAVMPLPGQGRTVCTPLIG; encoded by the coding sequence GTGATTCTGGAGGTTCAGGATCTCGCCTTCGGCTACGGTGCCCGCGTGGTCGGCTCCGGCGTCAGCCTGACGCTTGGGGATAGCGAAGCGCTCTGCCTGCTCGGGCCGAACGGCGGCGGCAAGACCACCCTGTTCAAGACCCTGCTCGGGCTGCTGCGCCCGCTCGCCGGCCGCGTCCTCTTGGACGGCACCGACCTGTCGGCATTACCACGCCGCGAAGTTGCAAAACGAATCGCCTACGTGCCGCAGGCGCATGCCGCCTTCTTCCCCTTCACCGTGCGGGAGGTGGTGCTGATGGGCCGCGCGAGCCGGCTTTCCGCTTTTGCCAGCCCCGGCCCGGCCGACCGCGCGGCGGCCGAGCGGGCGCTGGCGACGCTGAGCATCGGCCACTTGGCCGAGCGGATCTACACCGAGATCAGCGGCGGCGAGCGCCAGCTCGCGCTGATCGCCCGCGCCTTGGCCGGCGAGCCGCGGCTCCTCGTGATGGACGAGCCGACGGCGAGCCTCGATTTCGGCAACCAGGCGCGGGTGCTGACCCAGGTGCGGCGCCTCTCTGCCGCCGGCATCGCCGTGGTGCTCTCGACGCACGATCCCGGCCACGCCTTCCTCTGCGCCGACCGGGTGGCGCTGCTGCATGGCGGGCGCCTCGTCGCTTTGGGTCCGCCTTCGGAGACGGTGACGCCGGAGACCCTGCGGCTGCTCTACGGGGTCGAGGTCGCGGTGATGCCGCTGCCGGGGCAGGGGCGGACGGTCTGCACGCCGCTGATCGGCTGA
- a CDS encoding putative acyl-CoA dehydrogenase, putative exported protein (Evidence 3 : Putative function from multiple computational evidences; Product type e : enzyme), with translation MSYDSSNPEPLVSPHSLLSLARSPGASRAGACEETADAQGGFPAQAIARLRRAGHLAAPLPEALGGAGLCEPARVDALRALLTEIGRGDLAVGRLFEGHVNALALVLRYADTAVAERLARDAAEGQLFGVWNTEPAEGGLVLDGADGLEGVKTYASGAGFVTRPLVTARIADGRRLMLVLRLEPGERADLSDWRVHGMRTTATGTVDFSGLGLRDGEVIGAPDDYGRQPFFFAGAWRFLAVQLGGIEAVIETHRAHLSATGRADDPHQQARFGRAMVAAETSRLLVARAARLAAAEADHPERVIAYVNLARAAVEQAGLDVITLAQRSIGLAGFLESHPLERLMRDLATYLRQPAPDFALTGMAAHALAADEPPHALWPDEVAPRAAERVG, from the coding sequence ATGTCGTACGATTCATCGAACCCCGAGCCGCTTGTGTCGCCCCATTCGCTCCTCTCTCTCGCGCGGTCTCCTGGGGCATCCCGGGCCGGCGCCTGCGAAGAGACGGCGGATGCGCAGGGTGGTTTTCCCGCGCAAGCCATCGCCCGGCTGCGTCGGGCCGGGCATCTCGCTGCGCCCCTGCCCGAGGCGCTCGGTGGCGCCGGATTGTGTGAGCCCGCCCGCGTCGACGCTCTGCGGGCTTTGCTGACGGAGATCGGCCGCGGCGACCTCGCGGTCGGGCGTCTCTTTGAGGGGCACGTCAACGCACTGGCCCTGGTGCTGCGCTACGCCGACACCGCCGTCGCCGAGCGGCTCGCCCGCGACGCGGCGGAGGGCCAGCTCTTCGGCGTCTGGAACACCGAGCCGGCCGAGGGCGGCCTTGTCCTCGACGGTGCGGACGGCCTCGAGGGCGTGAAGACCTACGCCTCGGGGGCGGGCTTCGTCACCCGCCCGCTCGTGACGGCGCGGATCGCCGACGGCCGCCGGCTGATGCTGGTGTTGCGCCTCGAACCCGGCGAACGGGCCGACCTGTCGGACTGGCGCGTTCACGGCATGCGCACGACCGCGACCGGTACGGTGGATTTCTCCGGGCTCGGCCTGCGCGACGGCGAGGTGATCGGCGCGCCGGACGATTATGGGCGCCAGCCCTTCTTCTTCGCCGGAGCGTGGCGCTTCCTGGCGGTCCAGCTCGGCGGGATCGAGGCGGTGATCGAGACCCATCGGGCGCATCTTTCCGCCACCGGCCGGGCCGATGACCCGCACCAGCAGGCGCGGTTCGGGCGGGCCATGGTCGCGGCCGAGACGAGCCGTCTGCTCGTTGCCCGCGCCGCCCGCCTCGCCGCCGCGGAAGCCGACCACCCCGAGCGGGTCATCGCCTACGTCAACCTCGCCCGCGCGGCAGTCGAGCAGGCCGGCCTCGACGTGATCACCCTGGCGCAGCGTTCGATCGGGCTTGCGGGTTTCCTCGAGAGCCACCCCCTGGAGCGCCTGATGCGCGACCTCGCCACCTATCTGCGCCAGCCGGCCCCGGATTTCGCCCTCACCGGCATGGCCGCGCATGCCCTGGCGGCCGACGAGCCGCCCCACGCCCTGTGGCCCGACGAGGTTGCTCCCCGCGCCGCGGAGCGTGTGGGATGA
- a CDS encoding protein of unknown function; putative exported protein (Evidence 5 : Unknown function), translated as MKTIAMGLAALLMSTSVYAQSAATGGSERGGMRAGADQSGGQAGMSGGERGGMGAKGSEARSGGNAMGGERSAARNDRDGGEAGRGGADRGDMARGERGSERGMSGRAGRDTAERDERSDTVRSNARAERSDRFQDRTHDRTHDRTHVSSRTDVRSTTVDGGYRREGRYVFVGGRRIVYGSPEYRRLIVTERRSTGPRRYVTIRGQRVIYGSPEYRRLVSVGETRRYVTIRGQRVMYGSPEYRRLSTTVSTTERRGGTVNAGFRERNEVRGSETRTDLRSRSSETRDSERNEMRASDQARGAERGAERGGRSMEQGRGGEGARNVGMRGEGNERGGVRNASEQGGGMGNTGGNRGSEQRGGMQSGSRGGAEGGAGMSGR; from the coding sequence ATGAAGACGATTGCGATGGGTCTTGCCGCGTTGCTGATGAGCACGTCGGTCTACGCTCAAAGCGCCGCGACCGGTGGGTCCGAGCGCGGCGGCATGCGGGCCGGTGCGGACCAGTCCGGTGGGCAAGCCGGGATGTCGGGCGGCGAGCGCGGCGGCATGGGTGCCAAGGGCAGCGAGGCGCGCTCGGGTGGAAACGCCATGGGCGGTGAGCGCAGTGCCGCCCGGAACGACCGGGACGGCGGCGAAGCCGGCCGGGGCGGGGCGGATCGCGGTGACATGGCGCGCGGCGAGCGCGGTTCGGAGCGCGGCATGAGCGGTCGCGCCGGCCGCGACACGGCCGAGCGCGATGAGCGGAGCGACACGGTCCGCAGCAACGCCCGCGCCGAGCGGAGCGACCGGTTCCAGGATCGCACGCACGACCGCACCCACGACCGGACTCATGTCAGCAGCCGCACCGATGTGCGCTCCACCACCGTCGATGGCGGCTATCGCCGCGAGGGTCGGTACGTGTTCGTCGGCGGCCGACGGATCGTGTACGGTTCGCCCGAGTATCGCCGCCTGATCGTCACCGAGCGCCGCAGCACCGGCCCGCGCCGCTACGTCACCATCCGCGGCCAGCGCGTGATCTACGGCTCGCCGGAATATCGCCGCCTCGTCAGCGTCGGCGAGACGCGCCGCTACGTAACGATCCGCGGCCAGCGCGTCATGTACGGCTCGCCTGAGTACCGTCGCCTCTCCACCACCGTCTCGACCACCGAGCGGCGCGGCGGCACGGTCAATGCGGGCTTCCGCGAGCGCAACGAGGTCCGTGGGTCGGAGACCCGCACCGATCTGCGCAGCCGCAGCAGCGAGACCCGCGACAGCGAGCGCAACGAGATGCGTGCCTCGGATCAGGCGCGTGGGGCCGAGCGCGGGGCTGAACGCGGCGGTCGCTCGATGGAGCAGGGCCGGGGCGGCGAGGGCGCGCGCAATGTCGGCATGCGCGGCGAGGGCAACGAGCGCGGCGGCGTCCGCAACGCCTCCGAGCAGGGCGGCGGCATGGGCAACACCGGCGGCAACCGCGGCAGCGAGCAGCGCGGCGGGATGCAATCCGGCTCGCGCGGCGGCGCCGAGGGCGGCGCCGGCATGAGCGGCCGCTGA
- a CDS encoding putative ABC transporter, periplasmic protein; putative iron transporter (Evidence 3 : Putative function from multiple computational evidences; PubMedId : 12169610; Product type t : transporter), which yields MPLLRCLLALACLWPALLWSCLAAARPFTDAAGRRVEVPERVLRVLAAGPPAAVLLSTLAPDKMIGWPRAPSPEERAYLAPALRDLPATGRLTGRGGSANVEAVLALKPDLIVDVGSTAATYASLADRVQAQTGIPYVLLDGRFSATPETYRTLGQLIGTPEAGEALAAASEAILKGVAEAVAAVPEEKRPRVYYGRGPRGLETGLSGSINTEIIEAAGGRNVAGAGAGGLAAVSPEQVLVWNPDVIIALDPDFPKLAAADPLWNGLKAVREGRVHAVPTLPFGWVDAPPGVNRLIGLRWLAGLFFPEQFPQTLGDAVRDFYKRFYRVELTPEQLDRLLRDAAGPGPTR from the coding sequence ATGCCGCTGCTCCGCTGCCTTCTCGCGCTCGCCTGCCTGTGGCCGGCCCTGCTGTGGTCCTGCCTCGCGGCGGCCCGGCCCTTCACCGACGCCGCCGGGCGCCGGGTCGAGGTGCCGGAGCGGGTGCTCCGGGTGCTCGCCGCCGGCCCGCCCGCGGCGGTGCTGCTCTCCACCCTGGCGCCCGACAAGATGATCGGCTGGCCGCGGGCGCCGAGCCCGGAGGAGCGCGCGTATCTCGCCCCCGCGCTGCGCGATCTGCCCGCCACCGGGCGGCTGACGGGGCGGGGCGGCAGCGCCAATGTCGAGGCGGTGCTGGCGCTCAAGCCGGACCTCATCGTCGATGTCGGCAGCACGGCGGCGACCTACGCCTCCCTCGCCGACCGGGTGCAGGCGCAGACCGGCATCCCCTACGTGCTGCTCGACGGGCGCTTCAGCGCGACGCCCGAGACCTACCGGACGCTGGGCCAGCTCATCGGCACGCCGGAGGCCGGCGAAGCGCTCGCCGCGGCGTCGGAAGCGATCCTGAAGGGGGTGGCCGAGGCGGTGGCCGCGGTGCCGGAGGAGAAGCGCCCGCGCGTCTATTACGGCCGCGGCCCCCGCGGGCTGGAGACGGGCCTGTCCGGCTCGATCAACACCGAGATCATCGAGGCGGCGGGCGGGCGCAACGTGGCCGGAGCGGGGGCCGGCGGGCTCGCCGCCGTCTCGCCTGAGCAGGTGCTGGTCTGGAATCCGGATGTGATCATCGCCCTCGATCCTGATTTCCCGAAGCTCGCCGCCGCCGACCCGCTCTGGAACGGGCTGAAGGCGGTGCGGGAGGGACGCGTCCACGCGGTGCCGACGCTGCCCTTCGGCTGGGTCGATGCCCCGCCGGGAGTCAACCGCCTGATCGGCCTGCGCTGGCTCGCCGGCCTGTTCTTCCCCGAGCAGTTCCCGCAGACGCTCGGCGACGCCGTGCGCGACTTCTACAAGCGCTTCTACCGGGTCGAACTCACGCCCGAGCAGCTCGACCGCCTCCTGCGCGACGCTGCCGGACCGGGGCCGACCCGGTGA
- a CDS encoding Sulfite oxidase, oxidoreductase molybdopterin binding (Evidence 2b : Function from indirect experimental evidences (e.g. phenotypes); Product type e : enzyme) gives MSDLTRRRLMLGSSALGIGGLLGGCELIESGPRRPGLYGLSDTLTLTTQRFLLRDQPLVREFGPEAISAVFPTINTTDPDNPDYRHSKAAGFSDWRLPVSGLVERPAAFTLAELRAMPARTQVTLHSCEQGWSAIGGWTGVPLSHVLASVGLKPEARFIVIRTVDGWWDSYDLFDALHPQTILAYGMNGGDLPVAHGAPVRLRVERQLGYKSLKYLASIEATDRVDGLGQGRGSMVSEMGFSWYAGI, from the coding sequence ATGAGCGATCTCACCCGCCGCAGGCTGATGCTCGGTTCCTCGGCCCTCGGGATCGGCGGCCTTCTCGGCGGCTGCGAGCTGATCGAGAGCGGACCGCGCCGGCCGGGCCTCTACGGCTTGAGCGACACCCTGACGCTGACCACCCAGCGCTTCCTCCTGCGCGACCAGCCGCTGGTGCGGGAGTTCGGGCCGGAGGCGATCTCGGCGGTGTTTCCCACCATCAACACCACCGATCCGGACAACCCCGATTACCGGCACTCGAAGGCGGCCGGGTTCTCCGACTGGCGCCTGCCGGTGAGCGGCCTCGTCGAGCGCCCCGCCGCCTTCACGTTGGCCGAACTGAGGGCGATGCCGGCCCGCACCCAGGTGACGCTGCATAGTTGCGAGCAGGGCTGGTCGGCCATCGGCGGCTGGACCGGCGTGCCGCTGTCCCACGTTCTGGCGAGCGTCGGGCTCAAACCCGAGGCGCGCTTCATCGTGATCCGCACGGTCGACGGCTGGTGGGACAGCTACGACCTGTTTGACGCCCTGCACCCGCAGACGATCCTGGCCTACGGCATGAATGGCGGCGACCTGCCCGTGGCCCATGGCGCGCCGGTGCGCCTGCGGGTCGAGCGCCAGCTCGGCTACAAGTCGCTGAAATACCTCGCCAGCATCGAGGCCACCGACCGGGTGGACGGGCTCGGCCAGGGCCGGGGCAGCATGGTCTCGGAGATGGGGTTTTCCTGGTACGCGGGGATCTGA
- a CDS encoding protein of unknown function (Evidence 5 : Unknown function) has product MATSFKGLFLCPPKQPRPSHVRVQDGEGGETTLPLEEYEARAGQPPWQSLPWQGEAGPVPDDGDKHGPEISM; this is encoded by the coding sequence ATGGCGACCTCGTTCAAGGGCCTGTTCCTCTGCCCGCCGAAGCAGCCGCGCCCGAGCCATGTCCGGGTCCAGGACGGGGAGGGCGGTGAGACCACCCTGCCGCTGGAGGAATACGAGGCCCGCGCCGGCCAGCCGCCCTGGCAGAGCCTGCCCTGGCAGGGCGAGGCCGGGCCGGTGCCGGATGACGGTGACAAGCACGGGCCCGAGATCAGCATGTGA
- a CDS encoding putative S-adenosyl-L-methionine-dependent methyltransferase (Evidence 3 : Putative function from multiple computational evidences; Product type e : enzyme) has product MSGRRTETLPERYFSEIYASDPDPWGFTSSAYEAEKYAATLQALPRARYDRALEVGCSIGVFTRALAPRCGALTALDVAQAALDAAQARCAEYPQVGFVRGAVPEVWPEGRFDLIVFGEMLYFLSMEDLARLVARVEASLAPGGDCVLVHWLGETDYPLSGDAAAEGFITGAAPFCRVLSGTRTDAYRLDVMRRSDGP; this is encoded by the coding sequence ATGAGCGGCCGTCGGACGGAGACGCTGCCGGAGCGCTACTTTTCGGAGATCTACGCCTCCGATCCCGATCCCTGGGGCTTCACTTCTAGCGCCTACGAGGCGGAGAAATACGCCGCGACGCTCCAGGCCCTGCCGCGGGCACGCTACGACCGGGCCCTGGAGGTCGGCTGCTCCATCGGCGTCTTCACCCGGGCGCTCGCCCCCCGCTGCGGGGCGCTGACCGCCCTCGACGTCGCGCAGGCTGCCCTCGACGCCGCTCAGGCGCGTTGCGCCGAGTACCCGCAGGTCGGCTTCGTCCGCGGCGCGGTGCCGGAGGTCTGGCCGGAGGGCCGGTTCGACCTCATCGTCTTCGGCGAGATGCTCTACTTCCTCAGCATGGAGGATCTGGCCCGGCTCGTCGCACGGGTGGAGGCGAGCCTGGCGCCGGGGGGCGACTGCGTCCTCGTGCACTGGCTCGGCGAGACGGATTATCCCCTCTCCGGCGACGCGGCGGCGGAGGGCTTCATCACGGGCGCAGCGCCGTTCTGCCGGGTGCTGTCCGGCACGCGCACGGATGCCTACCGCCTCGACGTGATGCGGCGGTCGGACGGGCCATGA
- a CDS encoding putative ABC transporter, permease; putative iron transporter (Evidence 3 : Putative function from multiple computational evidences; Product type m : membrane component) has translation MSEAAGAAQARPARWRLLPLAVLAPVALTLLVLVSLGIGRYPVPLADVFGVLVAKLFGQAPALDPAAQTVVLNVRLPRVFGALVVGAGLAAAGATYQGLFRNPLVSPDILGVSAGASLGAVLGIVLALPVAAIQGLAFAGGLAAVGAVYAVGLAVRRHDPVLTLVLAGVAVGALLGAGISLLKVLADPYNQLPAITFWLLGSLASVTAGDIAAILPAMGLGLAPLVLLRWRVNLMSLGDEEARALGVETRRLRPLLVAGATLVTAAAVSVTGVIGWIGLIVPHVARLLVGPDFRRLLPASMLLGAGYLTAVDLLARTVATIEVPLGILTALVGAPFFLWLLAAGKRGWA, from the coding sequence GTGAGCGAGGCCGCGGGCGCCGCTCAGGCCCGCCCCGCGCGGTGGCGCCTCCTGCCGCTGGCGGTCCTGGCCCCGGTCGCGCTGACCCTCCTCGTCCTGGTCTCGCTCGGCATCGGCCGCTACCCCGTGCCGCTCGCCGACGTTTTCGGGGTGCTCGTCGCCAAGCTGTTCGGCCAAGCGCCCGCCCTCGATCCCGCCGCACAGACCGTGGTGCTGAACGTGCGCCTGCCGCGGGTGTTCGGGGCGCTCGTGGTCGGGGCCGGGCTCGCGGCGGCGGGGGCGACCTATCAGGGACTGTTCCGCAATCCCCTAGTCTCGCCGGACATCCTCGGAGTTTCGGCGGGCGCGAGCCTCGGCGCGGTACTCGGCATCGTGCTCGCCCTGCCGGTGGCGGCGATCCAGGGGCTCGCCTTCGCCGGAGGGCTCGCCGCGGTCGGCGCCGTCTACGCCGTCGGGCTGGCGGTGCGCCGGCACGATCCGGTGCTGACCCTCGTGCTCGCGGGCGTCGCCGTGGGGGCGCTGCTCGGGGCCGGGATCTCGCTGCTTAAGGTGCTCGCTGACCCCTACAACCAACTCCCCGCCATCACCTTCTGGCTGCTCGGCAGCCTCGCCTCGGTCACGGCGGGCGACATCGCCGCGATCCTGCCGGCGATGGGCCTCGGCCTCGCCCCCCTGGTGCTGCTGCGCTGGCGCGTGAACCTGATGAGCCTCGGCGACGAGGAGGCTCGCGCGCTGGGCGTCGAGACGCGCCGGCTCCGCCCGCTCCTGGTGGCGGGCGCGACGCTGGTGACCGCCGCCGCGGTCTCGGTGACGGGCGTCATCGGCTGGATCGGGCTGATCGTGCCGCATGTCGCCCGGCTGCTGGTCGGGCCGGATTTCCGCCGCCTGCTGCCGGCCTCGATGCTGCTCGGGGCGGGCTACCTCACCGCGGTCGATCTCCTGGCCCGCACGGTGGCCACCATCGAGGTGCCGCTCGGCATCCTCACGGCGCTCGTCGGCGCACCGTTCTTCCTTTGGCTGCTGGCCGCGGGAAAGCGGGGCTGGGCGTGA
- a CDS encoding conserved protein of unknown function (Evidence 4 : Unknown function but conserved in other organisms): protein MQTVSETEHETDPAPEPKLAGILTFPPEVVAALDEHCAVERLPRERAICEIVAEYLRFKGYLRARPAHPHRTPKGEKPEGL, encoded by the coding sequence GTGCAGACCGTGAGCGAGACCGAACACGAGACCGATCCGGCGCCCGAACCGAAGCTTGCCGGCATCCTGACCTTCCCGCCGGAGGTCGTGGCGGCGCTGGACGAGCATTGCGCGGTCGAGCGCCTGCCGCGGGAACGGGCGATCTGCGAGATCGTCGCCGAGTATCTGCGCTTCAAGGGCTACCTGCGCGCCCGCCCCGCACACCCCCATCGCACGCCCAAGGGCGAAAAGCCGGAGGGGCTCTGA